In the genome of Massilibacillus massiliensis, one region contains:
- a CDS encoding NCS2 family permease, with the protein MNEWFKFKERGTNLSTEVLAGVTTFVTMVYIVIVNPAVLSKTGMDFNGVFIATIIASMVATLIMGVFANCPIAIAPGMGLNAYFAFAVVIAAGVPWQTALGAVFVSSVIFLLLSFTKFRYVLIDAIPMSLKQGITAGIGLFITFIGLQNSKLIVDSPATLVTFGNLSEPMTLLTVIGLVISLLLMVYNVKGALFIGMLCTAAIAYFQGLVVVPDRLFAMPSGLEHTAMQMDIAGVFDSNLYAIIFTFFIVTLFDTTGTMLGIGEQAGLIKNGKFPQVKSALLADAVGSTFGACLGTSPTSAYVESGAGVAAGGRTGFTAVVVAILFALTLFCAPIAQMLAGVAAVTAPSLIIVGFLMMNGLRQIDWSNMEEAFPAFLVVFLMPISYSIATGIGIGFIFYPLLKLLRGKGKEIHPIMYVFQILFIIQIGFLSH; encoded by the coding sequence TTGAACGAATGGTTTAAATTTAAGGAAAGAGGGACGAATCTTTCTACAGAGGTGCTAGCAGGGGTTACCACTTTTGTTACAATGGTTTATATTGTGATTGTAAATCCAGCAGTGCTTAGCAAAACAGGTATGGATTTTAATGGGGTCTTCATTGCAACGATTATTGCGAGTATGGTTGCAACTTTAATCATGGGAGTTTTTGCTAATTGTCCAATTGCAATAGCACCCGGTATGGGATTGAATGCATATTTTGCGTTTGCTGTCGTTATTGCTGCCGGTGTACCATGGCAGACTGCTTTGGGCGCGGTATTTGTTTCGTCTGTTATCTTTTTGCTTCTGTCTTTTACAAAGTTTCGTTATGTTTTAATTGATGCGATTCCTATGAGTTTAAAACAAGGCATTACCGCAGGGATTGGTTTGTTTATTACGTTTATCGGATTGCAAAATTCAAAACTTATTGTAGATTCACCAGCAACTTTAGTTACTTTTGGAAATTTATCAGAACCGATGACACTGCTTACGGTGATTGGTTTAGTCATTAGTTTGCTGTTGATGGTTTATAATGTAAAAGGTGCGTTGTTTATTGGTATGCTTTGTACAGCAGCCATTGCCTATTTTCAAGGTTTGGTTGTCGTTCCTGACCGTTTATTTGCAATGCCGAGCGGGTTAGAACATACGGCAATGCAAATGGATATAGCAGGTGTGTTTGATAGTAATTTATATGCAATTATCTTTACGTTTTTTATTGTTACATTATTTGATACTACGGGAACGATGCTGGGGATTGGTGAACAAGCCGGTTTAATTAAAAATGGTAAGTTTCCACAAGTGAAAAGCGCATTATTAGCAGATGCTGTGGGCAGTACATTTGGTGCTTGCTTAGGGACAAGTCCTACTTCTGCCTATGTAGAATCGGGTGCTGGTGTTGCCGCTGGCGGACGTACCGGCTTTACTGCCGTTGTTGTTGCAATTTTATTTGCGCTTACTTTATTTTGTGCACCAATTGCTCAAATGCTAGCTGGAGTCGCTGCTGTAACAGCACCGTCGCTTATTATTGTTGGATTTTTAATGATGAATGGTCTTCGTCAAATTGATTGGTCTAATATGGAAGAAGCTTTCCCGGCTTTTTTAGTCGTGTTCCTTATGCCGATTAGCTATAGTATTGCGACAGGGATTGGAATTGGTTTCATTTTTTATCCTTTATTGAAACTGTTGCGAGGTAAAGGCAAAGAAATTCATCCGATCATGTATGTGTTTCAAA
- a CDS encoding DUF4392 domain-containing protein, whose product MSNDTLIKVAESIDNLMCTDMASRGIIHHLYRAARALTENPLSYTVAKACLEKVNPMDKVLIVTGWIDQPLVSPDRGESDGPAGAVALARALSVACKACPIIMVDECLVKSIKKVACASGFECVPVEHLEYAIKLNRLRTLSVIGFPRGHEAGKNFGKEALEKYEPKLCISIERGGMNEKGVIHNMLGANTGAEQAFMDYMFQYAREKGIFTVAIGDGGNELGMGNIKDIVEKKVPNGCKCQCSCGLGIAAATKVDLLLTSSISNWGAYAIAAMLAVMSGQGTALQTPVEEMRILEASAQAGFHDGMYGCLGTSVDGCPAESHVAMVTLMRQVAQI is encoded by the coding sequence ATGTCGAATGATACGTTGATAAAAGTAGCAGAATCCATAGATAATTTAATGTGTACAGATATGGCATCAAGGGGAATCATTCATCACTTATATCGTGCGGCGCGAGCGTTAACAGAAAATCCGCTTAGCTATACTGTGGCAAAGGCCTGCTTGGAGAAAGTCAATCCTATGGATAAAGTGCTGATTGTAACAGGCTGGATTGATCAGCCGCTCGTTTCGCCGGATCGTGGTGAATCTGATGGTCCTGCGGGCGCGGTTGCTTTAGCAAGAGCGTTGAGTGTAGCTTGTAAAGCGTGTCCGATTATTATGGTCGATGAATGTTTAGTGAAATCTATAAAGAAAGTAGCGTGTGCTTCGGGATTTGAGTGTGTGCCGGTAGAGCACTTAGAATATGCGATTAAGTTAAATCGCCTCAGAACATTGTCGGTGATTGGTTTCCCAAGAGGACATGAAGCTGGAAAAAATTTCGGTAAGGAAGCATTAGAAAAATATGAACCGAAATTGTGTATTTCTATTGAACGTGGTGGTATGAATGAAAAAGGGGTTATTCATAACATGCTGGGTGCAAATACCGGAGCTGAGCAGGCGTTTATGGATTATATGTTTCAATATGCGAGAGAAAAAGGCATTTTTACTGTGGCTATTGGTGATGGTGGAAATGAACTTGGCATGGGAAATATTAAAGACATTGTTGAAAAGAAAGTACCAAATGGTTGTAAATGTCAGTGCTCCTGCGGTTTAGGAATTGCCGCTGCAACGAAGGTAGATTTATTATTGACATCTTCTATTTCAAATTGGGGTGCTTATGCAATTGCGGCAATGCTTGCGGTAATGAGCGGGCAAGGAACAGCATTGCAGACTCCGGTGGAAGAAATGCGTATTCTGGAAGCTTCAGCACAGGCTGGTTTTCATGATGGTATGTATGGATGCTTAGGTACGAGTGTCGATGGTTGTCCTGCGGAATCACATGTAGCCATGGTTACGCTGATGCGGCAAGTAGCGCAAATTTAA
- a CDS encoding glycoside hydrolase family 18 protein, giving the protein MKKVICLGLKTVAVTCTLIVLFGCYVYSESDVNAHARKKTNLSAWITSWDFDMGEKELKKIEDKVEKVSFFGAYFNAQDQLFIPAEFAEKISAMKTENDHYETYLTFVNDKENEDGSVIFKDIDVLKRIFSTEESMEQHVDDIIALALQGGYDGIEMDYERVWRDEALEKNFLRFFSKLYEKALQHNMKVRLVLEPGVIFSEDKFIEGPEYVVMLYNLYGVHSGPGPKADRKFIEKTIDKMAVLPDKKAVAFSTGGCKWGSNGEKKFLTEAEAVALAEKYRAKPKRDKDSQCMVFSYQDQDVHYDVWYADYKTLNYWVSIAKDKGIYQSSIWRLGGNIAVHKIK; this is encoded by the coding sequence GTGAAAAAAGTAATTTGTTTGGGCTTAAAAACGGTTGCGGTAACATGTACATTGATTGTGCTATTTGGTTGCTACGTTTATAGTGAGAGCGATGTAAATGCACATGCAAGGAAAAAAACAAATTTGTCAGCATGGATCACGTCCTGGGATTTTGATATGGGAGAGAAAGAACTTAAGAAAATAGAAGATAAAGTAGAGAAAGTTTCTTTTTTTGGTGCGTATTTTAACGCACAGGATCAACTTTTTATTCCAGCGGAATTTGCTGAAAAAATCAGTGCGATGAAGACGGAAAACGATCATTATGAAACATATCTTACGTTTGTAAATGATAAAGAAAATGAAGATGGTTCTGTTATTTTTAAAGATATAGATGTGTTGAAACGTATTTTTTCCACGGAAGAATCGATGGAGCAGCATGTTGACGATATCATTGCATTAGCGTTGCAAGGTGGATATGATGGAATTGAGATGGATTATGAAAGAGTATGGAGAGACGAAGCATTAGAGAAAAATTTTCTACGGTTCTTTTCGAAACTTTATGAAAAGGCTTTGCAGCATAATATGAAAGTGCGTCTGGTGTTGGAGCCTGGAGTCATTTTTTCCGAGGATAAATTTATAGAGGGACCAGAGTACGTGGTTATGCTGTATAATCTTTACGGAGTGCATAGTGGACCTGGGCCGAAGGCGGATAGAAAGTTTATTGAAAAAACCATTGATAAAATGGCTGTTTTGCCAGATAAAAAAGCTGTTGCTTTTTCTACGGGCGGATGTAAATGGGGCAGCAACGGAGAAAAAAAGTTTTTGACTGAGGCTGAGGCAGTAGCGCTCGCTGAAAAATATAGGGCGAAGCCTAAGCGGGATAAGGACAGTCAATGTATGGTTTTCTCCTATCAAGATCAAGATGTGCACTATGACGTTTGGTATGCGGATTATAAGACATTAAATTATTGGGTTTCAATTGCGAAAGATAAAGGAATTTATCAAAGTAGTATTTGGAGACTTGGCGGAAATATAGCAGTGCATAAAATTAAGTGA
- a CDS encoding polysaccharide deacetylase family protein, with amino-acid sequence MEKDYTARKDRRKKIRTILQCGMLIILIVVSVQALFTFQHYRPYAKSDSVIAEGEEDTGFIALSYFGVERVGSQQLIGVNRLQEHLKALKDLGYVTVTQEDIIAYYQNKKKLPEKSLFLIFEDGRRDTAIFSQKLLEDLNFKATILTYPEKFEKKDPKFLVPEELIDLENTTYWQMGTNGYRLSFINVFDRYHHYLGELDPLQYAMVSPYLGRRYNHYLMDYIRDADGIPKESYQRMKDRISYDYEALRDHYQSSIGYVPPMYILMHSNTGKFGNHEKVSAVNEKWIRELFQMNFNREGFSFNQLNSSIYDLTRMQPQAYWSVNHLLMRIRYDINKDLAFVQGDEKKQKNWDTIEGASEFRDESVILTSIPKERGLLRLKNSDAYRDLKLSVQMKGNKFGLQKVYVRASENLQRFLAVSIVNNVLYVTEQNEGNEIELFKLDLDVHDGKPKLSIAEDEKAAQVRELEARIRYADSVEEGKIYTEQLKNKNLEKVPTLQDGAEVYVPQISVHEKGDRKVSIAVRNNQISVTINDQNVVEDLDVSVTAAGSVYLASAWGGYGWSQRNLADDVYDGIFEKLIITENRAEDGAKENILFDMTLHGFEGFVFNAKKFWEVIINWFIQYL; translated from the coding sequence ATGGAAAAAGATTATACAGCCCGAAAAGATAGAAGAAAAAAGATACGTACAATTTTGCAGTGTGGAATGCTGATCATTTTAATTGTTGTATCAGTGCAGGCTTTGTTTACATTCCAACATTATCGCCCTTATGCAAAGAGCGATTCGGTTATAGCAGAGGGCGAAGAGGATACAGGATTTATCGCATTATCCTATTTTGGTGTTGAAAGAGTTGGAAGTCAGCAGTTAATTGGTGTGAACCGTTTGCAAGAACATTTGAAAGCATTGAAGGATTTAGGGTATGTGACAGTTACGCAGGAAGATATCATTGCGTATTATCAGAATAAAAAAAAGTTGCCAGAGAAATCATTGTTTTTGATCTTTGAAGATGGACGCCGAGATACGGCGATTTTCTCACAAAAACTTTTAGAAGATTTGAATTTTAAAGCGACGATTTTAACCTATCCAGAAAAGTTTGAGAAGAAAGATCCGAAATTTTTAGTTCCGGAAGAATTGATCGATTTAGAGAATACCACGTATTGGCAAATGGGAACGAATGGTTATCGATTGTCATTTATCAATGTTTTTGATCGTTACCATCATTATCTAGGTGAGCTTGATCCATTGCAATATGCGATGGTATCACCTTATTTAGGCCGCAGATACAATCATTATTTGATGGATTATATTCGTGATGCTGATGGTATCCCGAAGGAAAGCTATCAAAGAATGAAAGATCGTATCAGTTATGATTATGAAGCATTACGTGATCATTACCAAAGTTCTATTGGTTACGTACCACCTATGTACATTTTGATGCATTCTAACACAGGTAAGTTTGGTAATCATGAAAAGGTAAGCGCGGTAAATGAAAAATGGATACGCGAATTATTTCAGATGAATTTTAATCGTGAAGGGTTTAGCTTTAATCAATTGAATAGTAGTATATATGACTTAACGAGAATGCAGCCGCAGGCGTATTGGTCTGTGAATCATCTATTGATGCGGATTCGATATGATATAAATAAAGATTTAGCCTTTGTACAGGGCGATGAGAAAAAACAAAAAAACTGGGATACGATAGAAGGCGCTTCGGAGTTTAGGGACGAAAGTGTGATATTAACCTCAATTCCTAAGGAACGTGGTTTGTTGCGATTGAAAAATAGCGATGCGTATCGTGATCTAAAACTTTCAGTACAAATGAAAGGCAATAAATTTGGATTGCAAAAAGTATACGTTAGAGCAAGTGAAAATCTGCAAAGATTCTTGGCTGTCAGTATCGTAAATAATGTTTTATATGTAACAGAACAGAATGAAGGAAATGAAATCGAATTGTTTAAACTTGATTTGGACGTTCATGATGGAAAGCCCAAACTTTCAATTGCAGAGGATGAAAAAGCAGCACAAGTACGTGAGTTGGAAGCACGGATACGTTATGCAGACTCTGTGGAAGAAGGCAAAATTTATACGGAGCAGCTGAAAAATAAAAATTTAGAAAAAGTTCCAACATTGCAGGATGGTGCAGAGGTTTATGTACCGCAAATTAGTGTACATGAAAAAGGTGATCGCAAAGTAAGCATCGCTGTTAGAAATAACCAAATTAGTGTGACTATCAATGATCAAAATGTTGTAGAGGATTTGGACGTATCTGTTACCGCAGCCGGTTCAGTTTATCTCGCATCGGCATGGGGCGGCTACGGATGGAGTCAAAGAAATTTAGCGGATGATGTTTATGATGGGATTTTTGAAAAGCTTATTATTACAGAGAATCGTGCAGAAGACGGAGCAAAAGAAAACATTCTTTTTGATATGACATTGCATGGTTTTGAAGGCTTTGTATTTAATGCCAAGAAGTTTTGGGAAGTTATCATAAACTGGTTTATTCAATACCTGTAA
- a CDS encoding glycosyltransferase family 2 protein — MTNLNQNEGQEKEDILLVLKPDRRLLSKVPDKTGLRTVIDRRSTKVQQATDDFFSYMEREKAGQRYVVSYDIIITYETKQQERKTCHGKGVDLSATGILIEIPVDFAQELQEAAKIRLKFEIVPGTMPEGYEMKVDIGAKYIRLVKPSGGEVFCGLEFEESLAEYAVRKRNRYVLAISSACLFFITFFIVLMRAESVIYFKFNQYLYFYSIIAATFLLTRYLFGSFYRTTPIDKNFTPGVTIIIPCFNEEKWIRRTILSCLNQAYPIDQLEVLVVDDCSNDRSVEKIREVIEEIKSKEERYEVAHRLNYIVQKVNKGKREALARGALMAKHDLIVFVDSDSFLDPFAILNIVQPFKDKKMGGVSGRTDVANTYTNVLTKMQAVRYFIAFRIMKAAEGYFDAVTCLSGPLSCYRKDLVLTYLDAWLNQKFLGQRATFGDDRSMTNFILRHHRTGYQDSALCYTIVPNQYKLFLKQQMRWKRSWLRESLIAASFMWKKEPFMSLSFYMGLIVPIAAPIIVLYNLIYVPLMHRVFPTTFILGIFFMAMLMSMAQLFLRKSSTWIFGFWFCLYYEAVLLWQMPVAWFTFWKSTWGTRMTPSDLAELAKQNERKQKRA, encoded by the coding sequence ATGACGAATTTAAATCAAAATGAAGGACAGGAGAAAGAGGATATCCTGCTTGTTTTAAAACCAGATCGACGTTTGCTTTCTAAAGTTCCTGATAAGACGGGGTTACGAACGGTTATAGATCGGCGCAGTACAAAAGTGCAGCAGGCAACCGATGATTTTTTTTCTTATATGGAGCGAGAGAAAGCAGGGCAGCGTTATGTTGTCTCATACGACATTATCATTACGTATGAGACAAAGCAGCAGGAGAGAAAAACATGCCACGGTAAAGGGGTTGATTTGTCTGCAACTGGAATCTTGATTGAAATACCAGTTGATTTTGCACAGGAACTGCAAGAGGCTGCGAAAATTCGGCTAAAGTTTGAAATTGTTCCTGGGACAATGCCCGAAGGCTATGAAATGAAAGTCGATATTGGCGCAAAGTACATTCGTCTGGTAAAGCCTTCTGGGGGTGAAGTTTTCTGTGGTCTGGAATTTGAGGAGAGTTTAGCAGAATATGCAGTAAGAAAAAGAAATCGCTATGTTTTGGCGATTTCTTCGGCGTGTTTGTTCTTTATTACATTTTTTATTGTTTTAATGCGGGCGGAGAGTGTTATTTATTTTAAATTTAATCAATATCTGTATTTTTATAGTATTATTGCAGCAACATTTTTATTGACGCGGTATTTATTTGGTTCATTTTATCGAACTACGCCCATCGATAAAAATTTTACACCGGGTGTTACGATTATTATTCCTTGTTTCAACGAAGAAAAATGGATCAGAAGGACGATTCTAAGTTGCTTAAATCAAGCGTATCCAATCGATCAATTGGAGGTTTTGGTGGTAGATGATTGTTCCAATGATCGGTCTGTGGAAAAGATCAGAGAAGTGATAGAGGAAATCAAGTCTAAAGAGGAACGGTATGAGGTTGCGCATAGATTAAACTATATTGTGCAAAAGGTGAATAAAGGAAAACGTGAAGCCTTGGCAAGAGGGGCACTCATGGCAAAACATGATCTCATTGTATTTGTAGATTCAGACAGTTTTTTAGATCCGTTTGCTATTTTAAATATTGTGCAGCCGTTTAAAGATAAGAAGATGGGGGGAGTTTCCGGCAGAACCGATGTTGCCAATACTTATACAAATGTATTGACAAAGATGCAGGCGGTTCGGTATTTTATTGCGTTTCGAATTATGAAAGCCGCAGAAGGATATTTTGATGCGGTTACATGTTTATCAGGTCCGCTTTCTTGTTATAGGAAAGATTTAGTACTAACCTATTTAGATGCATGGTTAAATCAGAAATTTTTAGGTCAGCGGGCAACCTTTGGTGATGATCGCAGTATGACGAATTTTATCTTGCGGCATCATCGGACTGGATATCAGGATAGTGCGCTATGTTATACAATTGTGCCAAATCAATATAAGCTGTTTTTAAAACAGCAAATGCGCTGGAAGCGGTCATGGCTTAGAGAATCTTTAATTGCAGCGAGTTTTATGTGGAAGAAAGAGCCGTTTATGTCGTTGTCTTTTTATATGGGACTCATTGTGCCAATCGCGGCACCAATTATTGTGTTGTATAATTTAATTTATGTACCGTTGATGCATCGAGTCTTTCCTACAACGTTTATTCTAGGGATATTTTTTATGGCGATGTTGATGAGTATGGCGCAGTTATTTCTTAGAAAGAGTTCTACATGGATTTTTGGATTTTGGTTTTGTTTGTATTATGAAGCAGTTTTGTTGTGGCAAATGCCGGTTGCTTGGTTTACTTTCTGGAAATCGACTTGGGGAACGCGTATGACACCAAGTGATTTAGCTGAACTAGCAAAGCAAAATGAAAGAAAGCAGAAGAGGGCGTAG
- a CDS encoding polysaccharide deacetylase family protein, whose translation MRHKNLWLLFGLLFIVSFFSIFFFKDKMTAKTVEEYSQMSDFNTIYPITSEIEKARGFLKTDPEAASVITNQVNGKRQIALTFDGMADEKTMEKILDLLRKYKVQATFFVEGINVADHPKVITAIENAGHRIGNYTWIGLSQVEKLTQEQMLIDFSRTQKVIKVTTDQMPTLLKASKTVYTPILLQTAKACGIESVVKNGVFLPKNQLHSLEEANAFLHTLKPGSIVSVQLGTPVDVYTYEAEKSSDTAAVDKQPSVKDPNPQMNLKDEEITDEIERFLIALQVQKYEVTLVEDFPKVQYVPSAKKTAWVHLMHEIKTQVVSLFSIQTAYAASNDTIENLRLKNDGNFAEEMKIIPTTEQAIIYTFGGLAKENVVEDVLERLDKKQIKATFFILEREMQQYPEVVQKIIARGHEIGIAVRPKDNADFTQIVNEISSARKMLKDRFGVETNLVKQPWGVVRDETKEAVAALDCQLIGQSVNVVQSKHKDAQSADQVMAEIFGKSVYSLSRGQIVHFRMDYYTKDALIGDMLDMIKVRKIDNIAYTALDDDPAYNLQNDSTYKIASVGSVLANKKMLYAYPVDLERVPLELRPENHEVHINEENFKEEIAKRYIGSPEVDADDRMLGFSQREMRRLDLSGTIRTDENVIFFTFDDWGTDAAVNKLLYVLRKHEVPGNFFVITHNVLNNTNLLRAIAMEGHEIGSHSNLHKAMVVRDKKTGKQVQPQTREEYREDLTTSYQRLASVVGDVEVNGKYALTRYFRPPTLAVSKMGFETLFDTGYTYIVSGSRSTEDYAAENLSDLVDSIQDGIYDQNGHVKKGAVLVMHMSDYAKYTAHALDLILTANEAKADGDPTKFKVGRLADYIKDDYTQARHKVN comes from the coding sequence GTGCGGCACAAAAATTTATGGCTGCTATTTGGACTTCTTTTTATTGTAAGTTTTTTTTCTATTTTTTTCTTCAAAGACAAAATGACAGCAAAAACTGTTGAAGAATATAGTCAGATGAGTGATTTTAATACGATATATCCTATTACATCTGAAATTGAAAAAGCGCGAGGCTTTTTAAAAACAGATCCAGAAGCGGCGTCGGTTATTACAAATCAAGTGAATGGTAAAAGACAAATTGCGCTTACATTTGATGGAATGGCAGATGAGAAGACAATGGAGAAAATTCTTGATTTGCTGAGAAAGTATAAAGTGCAAGCAACATTTTTTGTTGAGGGGATCAATGTTGCTGATCATCCTAAGGTGATCACTGCGATCGAAAATGCTGGGCATAGAATTGGCAATTATACTTGGATTGGTTTGAGTCAAGTAGAGAAATTGACGCAGGAACAAATGCTGATAGATTTTTCTCGTACACAAAAAGTAATCAAGGTTACAACCGATCAGATGCCAACGTTGTTGAAGGCAAGTAAAACAGTTTATACACCAATTTTATTGCAGACAGCAAAAGCTTGTGGGATCGAAAGCGTTGTAAAAAACGGTGTGTTTTTGCCGAAAAATCAGCTTCATTCTTTAGAAGAAGCAAATGCTTTTTTGCATACATTAAAACCTGGCAGTATTGTGTCAGTGCAACTGGGCACTCCTGTTGATGTGTACACGTACGAAGCCGAGAAATCAAGTGATACAGCAGCTGTGGATAAACAACCAAGTGTAAAAGATCCAAATCCTCAAATGAATCTGAAAGATGAAGAGATAACAGATGAAATAGAGCGATTTTTGATCGCATTGCAAGTGCAGAAATATGAGGTTACTTTGGTGGAGGATTTCCCTAAAGTACAGTATGTTCCTTCCGCAAAAAAAACTGCATGGGTACATCTAATGCACGAGATTAAAACGCAGGTAGTTTCTTTATTCAGTATACAAACTGCATATGCAGCGTCTAACGATACAATTGAAAATCTGCGTTTGAAAAACGATGGAAATTTTGCAGAAGAAATGAAAATTATTCCAACGACAGAACAAGCAATTATCTATACTTTTGGTGGTTTGGCGAAAGAAAATGTTGTTGAAGATGTGCTTGAAAGACTTGATAAAAAGCAGATTAAGGCTACCTTTTTTATCTTGGAGCGTGAAATGCAGCAATATCCAGAGGTTGTGCAAAAGATTATTGCTCGTGGGCATGAAATTGGGATTGCTGTTCGTCCTAAAGATAATGCTGATTTTACGCAGATTGTAAATGAGATTTCAAGTGCTCGTAAAATGTTAAAAGATCGTTTTGGTGTTGAGACTAATTTAGTTAAACAGCCTTGGGGTGTGGTTCGTGATGAAACTAAGGAAGCTGTTGCTGCGCTTGATTGTCAATTGATTGGTCAATCTGTAAATGTTGTACAAAGTAAGCATAAGGATGCGCAGTCCGCAGATCAAGTGATGGCAGAGATTTTTGGAAAGTCGGTCTATTCTTTATCGCGTGGACAGATTGTTCATTTTCGGATGGATTATTATACAAAGGATGCTTTGATTGGCGATATGTTAGACATGATCAAAGTTCGTAAGATTGATAATATTGCATATACTGCATTGGATGATGATCCAGCCTATAATTTACAGAATGACTCAACTTATAAAATTGCTTCTGTAGGCAGTGTACTTGCAAATAAAAAAATGCTGTATGCATATCCAGTGGATTTGGAACGTGTTCCGTTGGAACTACGGCCGGAAAATCATGAAGTGCATATAAATGAGGAGAATTTTAAGGAAGAAATAGCGAAGCGATATATTGGTTCACCGGAAGTTGATGCTGATGATCGTATGCTTGGTTTTTCACAACGTGAAATGCGAAGACTTGATTTGAGTGGAACCATACGTACAGATGAGAATGTGATTTTCTTTACGTTTGATGATTGGGGAACGGATGCAGCAGTGAATAAGTTGTTGTATGTATTGCGCAAGCATGAAGTTCCAGGAAATTTCTTTGTCATTACGCATAATGTTTTAAATAATACGAACCTTTTACGTGCAATTGCTATGGAGGGACATGAAATCGGCAGTCATAGCAATTTGCATAAAGCGATGGTGGTACGCGATAAAAAGACGGGCAAACAGGTGCAGCCTCAAACACGGGAGGAATATCGTGAGGATCTTACAACGTCTTATCAAAGATTGGCTTCTGTTGTTGGTGATGTTGAGGTAAATGGTAAATATGCTTTAACGAGATATTTCCGTCCACCTACTTTAGCAGTTAGTAAAATGGGCTTTGAGACGCTCTTTGATACAGGGTATACGTATATTGTTTCTGGTTCTAGAAGTACAGAAGATTATGCAGCAGAGAATCTCAGTGATTTAGTCGACTCAATACAAGATGGCATTTATGATCAAAATGGGCACGTGAAAAAAGGAGCAGTTCTTGTGATGCATATGAGTGATTATGCCAAGTATACAGCGCATGCCTTGGATTTGATACTAACAGCAAACGAAGCAAAAGCCGACGGAGATCCGACAAAGTTTAAAGTAGGCAGATTGGCCGATTATATAAAAGATGATTATACGCAGGCACGGCATAAAGTCAATTGA